In Paenibacillus phoenicis, one genomic interval encodes:
- the ald gene encoding alanine dehydrogenase: MIIGVPKEIKNNENRVALTPSGAYSLVKAGHSVWIETQAGAGSGFEDTEYAAAGAKVVGSAAEAWSADLVMKVKEPQPSEYGFFRPGLILFTYLHLAPEPELTQALKDQGVTAIAYETVEVNKTLPLLTPMSEVAGRMSVQIGAQFLEKPHGGKGILLGGVPGVKRGKVTIIGGGVVGTNAARVAIGLGADVTIIDLNPDRLRQLEDIFGASVQTLMSNPQHIAESVAESDLVIGAVLIPGAKAPKLVTESMVKAMRPGSVIVDVAIDQGGIFETVDRITTHSDPTYVKHGVVHYAVANMPGAVPRTSTLALANATLPYALEIASKGLYTALSERAALRKGVNVAAGAITYASVARDLHYEYVPVEQALELPSSPVN; this comes from the coding sequence ATGATCATTGGAGTCCCCAAAGAAATCAAAAATAATGAGAATCGAGTTGCCCTGACCCCATCGGGCGCCTATTCGCTGGTGAAAGCAGGTCACTCGGTATGGATCGAGACCCAGGCGGGTGCCGGCAGCGGCTTTGAGGATACGGAATATGCGGCCGCCGGGGCCAAGGTGGTCGGCAGCGCCGCCGAAGCCTGGTCGGCCGATCTGGTGATGAAGGTGAAGGAGCCGCAGCCGTCGGAGTATGGCTTTTTCCGTCCAGGTCTGATCCTGTTCACGTATTTGCATCTGGCGCCGGAACCGGAACTGACGCAAGCGTTAAAAGATCAAGGTGTGACCGCCATCGCGTATGAAACGGTTGAAGTGAACAAAACGCTGCCGCTGTTGACGCCAATGAGCGAGGTTGCCGGTCGGATGTCCGTGCAAATCGGGGCGCAGTTCCTGGAGAAGCCGCACGGCGGCAAAGGCATCCTGCTCGGCGGTGTGCCTGGCGTGAAGCGCGGCAAAGTGACGATCATCGGCGGAGGCGTCGTTGGCACGAACGCAGCCCGAGTGGCGATCGGCCTGGGCGCCGACGTGACGATCATCGATCTGAATCCGGATCGCCTGCGGCAGCTGGAGGACATCTTTGGCGCCAGCGTGCAGACGCTGATGTCGAATCCGCAGCACATCGCCGAGTCGGTTGCTGAATCCGACCTGGTGATCGGCGCGGTGCTGATCCCCGGTGCCAAGGCGCCAAAGCTGGTCACCGAAAGCATGGTGAAGGCGATGCGCCCCGGCTCGGTCATCGTGGACGTGGCCATCGACCAGGGCGGCATCTTCGAAACGGTCGACCGGATCACGACCCATTCCGATCCGACCTATGTGAAGCATGGCGTCGTGCATTACGCCGTGGCGAACATGCCGGGCGCCGTACCGCGCACCTCTACGCTGGCGCTGGCCAACGCTACGCTGCCTTATGCGCTGGAGATCGCCTCGAAGGGCCTTTACACGGCGCTCAGTGAACGGGCAGCTCTGCGCAAAGGCGTTAACGTCGCCGCTGGTGCGATTACGTACGCCTCTGTTGCCCGGGACCTTCACTACGAGTATGTGCCTGTTGAGCAAGCGCTGGAGCTGCCCAGTTCCCCAGTTAACTAG
- the htpG gene encoding molecular chaperone HtpG: MAKKQFKAESKRLLEMMINSIYTQREIFLRELISNASDAIDKIYYRALTDDKLVFNKDDYFIKIKPDKANRTLTISDTGIGMTKEELEKHLGTIANSGSYAFKNENELKDGHNIIGQFGVGFYSAFMVADVVTVISRALGSDEAYKWESKGADGYTIEPCEKETVGTDIILKIKENSEDDQYDEYLEEYRLKSIIKKYSDFIRYPIKMDVTSSRPKEGSEGEYETYTEEQTINSMVPIWRKNKSELTEEDYVNFYMEKRYGFDKPVSHIHIKADGAVVYNAILYIPEKTPFDYYTKEYEKGLELYSNGVLIMNKCPDLLPDYFSFVKGMVDSEDLSLNISREMLQHDRQLKLIAKNIQSKIKSQLQTLLKEDREKYEKFYASFGRQLKFGVYNDYGINKDVLQDLLLFTSSKEKKLVTLDEYVSRMPEDQKYIYYAAGESVERLEKLPQTELVLDKGYEILYFTDDIDEFAIKMIMKYKDKEFKSVSSGDLGIEAENSEDKANTDENKELFAAMKDLLAGKVKEVKASKRLKSHPVCLSTEGELTIEMEKVLNSMPGSNGQSVKAEKVLEINVNHDVFQSLKKAYESDKEKLALYTNLLYNQALLIEGLPINDPVEFTNDICKVMV; encoded by the coding sequence ATGGCGAAAAAGCAGTTTAAAGCAGAATCTAAACGACTGCTGGAAATGATGATCAACTCGATTTACACACAGCGGGAAATTTTTCTGCGTGAGCTGATTTCGAACGCCAGCGATGCCATTGATAAGATTTATTATCGGGCGTTAACGGATGACAAGCTGGTATTTAACAAGGACGACTATTTTATTAAGATTAAGCCGGATAAAGCAAACCGCACCTTGACGATTTCCGATACCGGGATCGGCATGACCAAGGAAGAGCTGGAGAAGCACCTGGGGACTATCGCCAACAGCGGTTCGTATGCGTTTAAGAACGAAAATGAACTGAAGGATGGTCATAACATTATCGGGCAGTTTGGTGTCGGCTTCTATTCCGCATTTATGGTCGCCGACGTGGTTACCGTGATCAGCCGGGCGCTTGGTTCGGACGAGGCCTACAAATGGGAGTCCAAAGGGGCGGACGGCTACACGATCGAACCGTGTGAGAAGGAAACGGTGGGTACGGATATTATTTTGAAGATCAAAGAAAACTCCGAAGACGACCAATATGACGAATACCTCGAGGAATACCGTCTGAAGTCGATTATCAAGAAATATTCGGATTTCATCCGTTATCCGATCAAGATGGACGTCACGAGCAGCCGGCCGAAGGAAGGCAGCGAAGGCGAATACGAGACGTACACCGAAGAGCAAACCATCAACAGCATGGTGCCGATCTGGCGCAAGAACAAATCCGAACTGACGGAAGAGGATTATGTCAACTTTTACATGGAGAAGCGCTACGGGTTCGATAAACCGGTATCGCATATCCATATCAAGGCTGACGGCGCGGTCGTGTACAATGCGATTTTGTATATTCCGGAGAAGACGCCGTTTGACTATTACACCAAGGAATACGAAAAAGGGCTGGAGCTCTACTCCAACGGCGTGCTGATCATGAATAAGTGCCCGGATCTGCTGCCGGACTATTTCAGCTTTGTCAAAGGGATGGTCGATTCCGAGGATCTGTCGCTCAACATTTCTCGGGAAATGCTGCAGCATGACCGCCAGTTGAAGTTGATTGCGAAGAACATCCAAAGCAAGATCAAGAGCCAGCTGCAAACGCTACTGAAGGAAGACCGTGAGAAATACGAGAAGTTCTACGCTTCGTTTGGCCGCCAGCTGAAGTTTGGCGTGTACAACGACTACGGCATCAACAAGGACGTGCTGCAGGATCTGCTGCTGTTCACTTCGTCCAAGGAGAAGAAGCTTGTTACGCTGGATGAATACGTCTCCCGCATGCCGGAAGACCAGAAGTATATTTATTATGCTGCCGGTGAATCGGTAGAACGGCTGGAGAAGCTGCCGCAAACCGAGCTGGTGCTGGATAAAGGATACGAGATCCTGTATTTCACCGACGACATTGACGAGTTCGCGATCAAGATGATCATGAAATACAAGGATAAGGAATTCAAATCGGTATCGAGCGGTGATTTGGGCATCGAAGCCGAGAATTCCGAAGATAAGGCGAATACGGATGAGAACAAGGAATTGTTCGCCGCAATGAAGGACCTGCTGGCGGGCAAGGTGAAGGAAGTTAAAGCGTCCAAACGTCTGAAATCCCATCCGGTCTGCTTGTCGACGGAAGGTGAGCTGACGATCGAGATGGAAAAGGTACTGAACTCGATGCCAGGCTCGAACGGCCAGTCGGTTAAAGCCGAAAAAGTGCTGGAGATCAACGTGAACCACGACGTCTTCCAGTCGCTGAAGAAGGCTTACGAGAGCGACAAAGAGAAGCTGGCCTTGTACACGAACCTGCTGTACAATCAGGCGCTGCTGATTGAAGGGCTGCCAATCAACGATCCAGTTGAATTTACGAACGATATTTGCAAAGTGATGGTGTAA
- a CDS encoding aminotransferase-like domain-containing protein yields MFHEFKLVAETPVYVQVKNYIKRLMMQGALQAGQRLPSTRELSELLGVSRGSIIAAYEALQDEGLVYAVTGKGNFVAEVSAPSGQAVPTWRMDWRERMNRQARLSVELDHMKRSRPGLRAAKGAILFTSIAPDEELFDLENVKRAFLDRMAVEGRVLLNYGYAKGYKPLIDYLLNYMERKGVDLQGKDLLITSGFTEGLDIVLSALGRDGSAGGRMLCENPTHQTAIKNLRRHGFEITGIPMEPDGLDLAALERELKTQAFDGAFLVPSYHNPTGIVTSAEKRLAILEQLGRYRVPVIEDGFNEELRYSGSHVAPLIAMAGQGNGVVYLGSFSKVLFPGIRVGWILADRELIEVLESVKRARSIHTSTLDQSLLYQYLLNGNLEKYLKRARAEYRRKYEWTKACCEQYVPFSRLSGSGGLHLFLEFPEEFDTWKLLELCADQGVLFTPGDMFYVDGGGRNTMRIGFSRVSEEDIEKGIRLIGDTAAKLLGDQS; encoded by the coding sequence GTGTTTCATGAATTTAAGCTTGTGGCGGAAACGCCGGTTTACGTGCAGGTGAAAAATTATATCAAACGACTAATGATGCAAGGCGCTTTGCAGGCCGGGCAACGGCTTCCCTCAACACGGGAACTGTCGGAACTGCTGGGCGTCAGCCGGGGCAGTATCATTGCTGCCTATGAAGCCTTGCAGGATGAGGGGCTAGTGTATGCTGTCACGGGGAAAGGGAACTTCGTCGCCGAGGTCTCTGCACCAAGCGGGCAGGCGGTCCCCACCTGGCGGATGGATTGGCGCGAGCGGATGAATCGGCAAGCCCGGCTGTCCGTGGAGCTCGACCATATGAAACGCAGCAGGCCCGGCCTGCGGGCGGCGAAAGGCGCCATTTTGTTTACGAGCATCGCCCCTGACGAGGAGCTGTTTGATCTGGAGAACGTCAAACGCGCATTCTTGGATCGGATGGCGGTGGAAGGCCGCGTCTTATTGAACTATGGATACGCAAAAGGATATAAACCACTTATCGATTATTTGCTGAACTATATGGAACGTAAAGGCGTGGATCTGCAAGGCAAGGATTTGCTGATCACCAGCGGCTTTACGGAAGGGCTGGACATCGTGTTGTCAGCCCTGGGGCGGGATGGCAGTGCGGGCGGACGCATGTTATGCGAAAACCCAACGCACCAAACCGCGATCAAAAATTTGCGGCGGCACGGGTTCGAGATCACCGGGATTCCGATGGAGCCGGACGGCCTGGACCTGGCAGCGCTGGAGCGCGAGCTGAAGACGCAGGCTTTTGACGGCGCGTTCCTCGTTCCTTCCTATCATAACCCAACCGGGATCGTGACGTCCGCTGAGAAACGGCTGGCGATACTAGAGCAGCTCGGCCGCTACCGTGTGCCGGTGATCGAGGATGGATTTAATGAGGAGCTGAGGTATTCCGGCTCCCACGTCGCGCCGTTGATTGCGATGGCAGGGCAGGGGAACGGCGTGGTGTATTTGGGAAGTTTCTCGAAGGTGCTGTTCCCGGGGATTCGTGTCGGATGGATCTTAGCAGACCGGGAGCTGATCGAGGTGCTGGAAAGCGTCAAACGGGCGCGCAGCATTCATACCTCAACGTTGGACCAATCCCTGCTGTATCAATACTTGCTGAACGGGAATCTCGAAAAATATCTGAAACGGGCCAGGGCCGAATATCGGCGGAAGTACGAATGGACGAAGGCCTGCTGCGAGCAGTACGTGCCATTCTCCCGGTTGTCGGGCAGCGGCGGGTTACATTTGTTCCTGGAGTTTCCGGAGGAGTTCGATACGTGGAAGCTGCTCGAGCTTTGCGCGGATCAGGGCGTCCTCTTTACTCCGGGGGATATGTTCTACGTTGACGGCGGAGGACGGAACACGATGCGAATTGGTTTTTCGCGGGTGTCCGAGGAAGACATCGAAAAGGGGATTCGCCTGATCGGTGATACGGCTGCAAAGCTGTTAGGAGATCAGAGTTAG
- a CDS encoding D-alanine--D-alanine ligase, with amino-acid sequence MKVGVIMGGVSSEREVSLMTGKEIVGKLDPNKYEVVPIELTKREELIDRVRGIDFALLALHGVFGEDGTVQGVLETMGIPYSGSGVLSSSLCMDKNLTKRLLQTEGIATPDGAYLERAMFADGTWEPKMAGLAYPLFVKPNAGGSSIGVQRVDRPELLRGALEEAFRWGESVLVESMVSGQEITCPILDGELLPVLGIRAANGAEWFDYEAKYSDGGAEEKPITLPPDEETRVRAAALACYRLLQCRVYARVDMILKDGVPYVLEVNTLPGMTANSLLPRSAAAAGISYSELLDRIIELSLAERGSGVAAT; translated from the coding sequence ATGAAGGTAGGCGTAATTATGGGCGGCGTCTCCTCGGAACGCGAGGTCTCGCTGATGACGGGGAAGGAAATCGTGGGGAAGCTGGACCCCAATAAATATGAAGTGGTGCCGATTGAGCTGACGAAGCGGGAGGAGTTGATCGACCGGGTGCGGGGCATCGACTTCGCTTTGCTGGCGCTGCATGGCGTGTTTGGCGAGGACGGTACAGTGCAGGGCGTTCTGGAGACGATGGGCATCCCGTACTCGGGCAGCGGCGTGTTGTCCAGCAGCTTATGCATGGATAAGAATCTGACGAAGAGGCTGCTGCAGACTGAAGGGATTGCGACGCCGGACGGGGCCTATCTGGAGCGGGCCATGTTCGCGGACGGAACGTGGGAACCCAAGATGGCGGGGCTCGCGTATCCGCTGTTCGTCAAGCCGAATGCAGGAGGCTCCAGCATCGGCGTCCAGCGCGTCGACCGGCCGGAGTTGTTGCGCGGTGCGCTGGAGGAGGCGTTCCGCTGGGGCGAGTCTGTGCTCGTCGAGTCCATGGTGTCCGGCCAGGAAATCACCTGCCCGATCCTGGACGGGGAGCTGCTTCCGGTGCTGGGCATCCGGGCGGCCAATGGAGCGGAGTGGTTTGACTACGAAGCCAAATACAGCGACGGCGGGGCGGAGGAGAAGCCGATCACGCTGCCTCCCGACGAAGAGACGCGGGTACGGGCGGCAGCACTGGCGTGTTATCGGCTGTTGCAATGCCGCGTTTATGCCCGGGTCGATATGATTCTCAAGGACGGTGTCCCTTACGTGCTGGAGGTAAATACGCTGCCGGGGATGACGGCGAACAGCCTGCTGCCGCGCAGCGCCGCTGCCGCTGGCATCAGTTACAGCGAACTGCTCGATCGGATCATCGAGCTGTCGCTGGCCGAGCGAGGGAGCGGCGTTGCTGCCACATAA